From Gossypium raimondii isolate GPD5lz chromosome 11, ASM2569854v1, whole genome shotgun sequence:
TAATGGGTACTAATATTAGAAGAATCGATACTGTAAACAATAGATTATGTTTAGCTTGGGGTATACATGATATTAGAGGAAATTATTAGTCATTACTAGTTCATTTCACTGTTTCTATTATAATACAGAGTTTCTTATGTAGCAAATTTCTGCTTTCTTTGGGTAGTAAAATCACAATGATCCAAATAACAAATGCTTTGTCACGTCTGTCAAATGATGTGTCAAAATTGGGATTGTTGATTAGTACTTGTGATGCTGAAGGattaatttcaacatttttccTTCTGTTCGACTAGTCAAGATGCTAATTAGGCAACTCATTCTCTAACTTGAATGATCTTATTATAAGCAAACCATTCAAAATGCGATGCTCCTTCCTCATTTATTGCTTATGAACTTGATATTGACAGTATTATAGATTCCATGAGCCAAGCCTGTTAGCTCAGATTTTAATAGTCCtatctttattaatttgatttatggtATTTTGCATAGAAcgattttccttaaaaaaactgTTTTACAGTTTTACTGATCAAATCAAAGGTTAACTATTAGATAATTCATTACCCAAATATCTTTCAGATCAGCCAATCAAGGTTTCTTCTGGTTTGCTCATCTCCTTGCGTTGATAGGTGAATGGATCATGTTAAAGATTCATTGACGATGGACCCAAGATTGCCTTAGCATGGCCACTGGCATGGATCGCGACTGAAAGTTAGCACCTCGAATGTTGGCCACATGGTGGTGGGTCCTTGACTCGCTCCTTTGCTTTCTGGCCGTTGGTCATTGAACCTTAAATTTGTAGCACTGATTTTAATTTACGCAATCGTTGAGTCAATTTTAGTTGCCAAATTGAGGTCACCCTTTATTTGGGGTTTTCAGAACTTGTGGGTTCAGCAATTATGAACTCAACTAAGTCACCTGAAATTAGTTAAAACCTCCATAGGAGATTACCTGGATGTAGTCGCCACACTTCCAATAATGTATAGTTACAAGAATAAGCCATAGACAGCAATTAACAAGGACAGAAGTCACTCGGTTTGCCAATCTTTATGTTCTGTTCAGTTAAGAACCTTATAATTGCATTTCTTTGCCACCCCTTAAAACTCCTGAATCCACCAAAATGTAGCAGTATTTAGTATATTTTTTCCCCAAGTTTTCTCCACATATTTGGTGGGACTTTAGAGGACCATATCCTCGTACCCGTTTCTGAATATGTGGGTAAACCTATACTAGaagttaaattacattttatttattctattaaaaaatgagtaaactAATCCTTATATGTTGgatcaaagaacaaattggcccttttaaaaattacatccatttctattgttaaaaactgattTCTGCACCTCAACATGAGGTGCACATGGCACATCATGTGTCACTGTCTAACTATTTCGTCACGCATGCCggtttttaacagtacaaatgaatgaaatttttaacaaaaaatactaattttctctttgatctaatgtatagggaataatttgaccattttttttagtagatggtacaaaatgcaatctgactcgtAGTACATGGGCCTCTATGATTCTTTTACCTAACAAATATGAAAAGTCGGAGTAATATACAGATTAACTCACTTGTGATCTAGATGTGCTAGAACTTCTCCTCCAGGGAAAGCCAATTTGGTGGTCTCAAATGCAACTCTGATTGTTTCTCTCCAAGTTCCACCAACAACAGTTGAATTTGTTGGTGATTTTGCTTCTCTAGGATCTTCCATCAATAGAGAATACCCAGGCAGCATATGGCCTATCCAAACACCATCTTTCCTGAAAATTTTGAACCCGGAATAATTTACAGAGCTTTTCATTTAGGGATCATGCTGAAAACACGAAACAGTTTCCGAAATGGGCTATATGAATTTTAACGTCAAGCGCTAGTTGACAACTATGTTGCTCTGATTGCTCAGTTTCTCTTCAGTACCAGTCGAGTCTCTGCCACAAATTCGGACATGGGCATGGAGATATGATTctccaaatatattaaaaaacttataataagTTGAGTAATACCCATATTGGACACGTATCCGTATCCAATACCCACCTATAAATGCAAGTAAAATAGGTGGTCAACACAGTAAACAGTAAAAATGAATACAACTTCAGAATGCccaataaaatctaaattaaaactagtGTTATAACTATGCTACTTAGACTCAAGTGGGAGAGTCAAACACAGGTGTTTCAactttttctaagttttttgaAATATATGGAGGACCATTGAAGGTCAGTAAGTCATTTCtacctcaaaaaaaaaaaaaaaaacgaccTGAATAACACAACATTAGGTGATACTAGAAAATTTGTGTAGTAACTTACCGAACAATATCCATATGCCTAGGTACGTAGTGACCACCGCCTATACCAAGAAGGATTTTGTTTCTATCATTGTCCCTGCATCATCATACTCTTTAATGAACAGCAGAAACAGCAAGTGAATTTCAGAGTATGTGGTTAATCGAAATTAAACTAATGCAAAATTTAGGTGGAATGACAACACTTTCCAATTTAGGTCCTTTTGTTTTCCTTCCCATAGAGATTTTCTTATTTCAGCCGGTCCAGCCCGACCCTAATTACAGTTTCAGTTtgtaacaaaattattaaaatataatggtaaaagtattattttaaatactgATATGGGCTTCTGAGATAGCTTGAGcttaagaaaaaacaaaatctaaattGTCGCCTGACCTGACCTATAGATAGGTCTAAATACACAGTtctcataaaataaagaaaaaatttaaaaaaaaaaaggaaaaagaaaagatatctTACAATGATGTCAACGCTATCAGATCATGCAAAgcaaattacaaaataaatggCTAGCAGGAAAATACCTGCTCCAGTTTCCAACTGCAATTCTTTCTCCAAGACCCAGTCCTTCCCACACCAACTTCAAACGCCACATTATtaaaattcagtccaaaataaacaaaaatcttTGGTTACTTGATGCTAAACCATCCCATGTGCATAAATCGAGCAAATTATCTATGTTATTCGGATTTCGATATGAGCATCGAATATGAGTATGTGTCTAAAGGtatgttcattttctttttgtaagTTTTTTGATGTATTCGGAGGTTTTTGGAAGATCATATCCCTATATAAATTTCCATATGAATGCCGGATATGGGTGCTTCACGAAAAATGAAGAATTGGAGCAACATAGATGCTAttgtcaaaataaaaataaaaataaaaagatagcATTTCTCAAAGTTATATTAATGAAGTGAATTCAGAAGAGAAGCAAAGGTATAAAAACATACCTTATGGAATGACTGCAACATGCTGGATATAAAGGTCAAATGAAATTTCTTCTGGTAAGTTCAATTATGCATGCTCATGCATTTCATGATGGTGAGTATGAACAAGCTATGCTACTTCgactctttcttttcttaaagTACTTGTGTCTTACACCCATATCCAATGTTTCTTCAAACATGAACATAGAGATATAACCCTCCAAATGCATAGAAAAgcttaaaatgattgaaaatacTTGTGTCGATCACATACCTATATCCGACACATATCCAAATCCGAGTAGTGAGTACTGACATGAtcatattgaaaaaaataaaaaatgataagcATTGCAAATATGCTTATCAATAAGTACTGAGAAGTGAGAAAAGCAGCATTTAGTTCTTACCGAGAATTTAATCAAGTATTTTGCTTTTATTAAGTTAGTTGCATTACATTTTCTAATGCTTGATTGCAGTCAATTTGGTTCAACTTAGATACCCACCAGAGCAATGGCTTGTGCAGCATCCTGTCTCTTCCAATACTCTTCTGTACTACCTAAGAGAAAGCATAAATCCGAATTTCAAAACCACTTCTGTTTGAATATGTATCAAACAAAAGTGTCAAACATgagtacttcaagaaaaatgaagagccAGAGTAACATAAGTTAACAAGGTTTTACCAATTTCCACGAACATGGTTGGCGAATTGATTTCAGGACCATGATGAGTAGCCTCCAATGTGACCTACAACATGAtcaaacaacatcaaaaaggaaaaggaaaaaaaaaaaaaaacttgtgcAATGCACACCACCTATAAGTAATTCAGAAGTCTCAACATTTGTAATTATCCAAGTCCATCAGTGGACTAAACaacaataaaaacttttaaaaactctTAACTAGGAGCTCTAATTTACTAAATTCGAAGCTTCGCCTATTCGGTTTATGAAATCACTTTTAGCAATAGGTCTAGATTTCAATCTTAGCATTTTCAACCATGTTCTTTA
This genomic window contains:
- the LOC105802084 gene encoding D-aminoacyl-tRNA deacylase; this translates as MVTLVVATSADPASIGPASSLLAMPGWHPGPSLQDDASYTNKEVRLIKLDKRLVVENHLDKRWEEATGETVDDVVFLSKHVASSNRPALTIHPIGTPHLREGEALTAGGKPGWAAPPNPRIGPWFRLLKNIANSHNLVPEFEVTLEATHHGPEINSPTMFVEIGSTEEYWKRQDAAQAIALLVWEGLGLGERIAVGNWSRDNDRNKILLGIGGGHYVPRHMDIVRKDGVWIGHMLPGYSLLMEDPREAKSPTNSTVVGGTWRETIRVAFETTKLAFPGGEVLAHLDHKSFKGWQRNAIIRFLTEQNIKIGKPSDFCPC